One window of the Triticum dicoccoides isolate Atlit2015 ecotype Zavitan chromosome 3B, WEW_v2.0, whole genome shotgun sequence genome contains the following:
- the LOC119275943 gene encoding ubiquitin-like-specific protease ESD4: MGALTDSRKRVSADHRLLPSFPSSAPSPSKKPKLAPLLPTAPPPPLPSSSHIPSSTSSAAPGPNSSTAFASTTSSSSFSSLPHSRHRRLPPPPPVQRSIHAPLRRIRAFRLGNTRSNSDPSSYSPSPPPQPLGLDQYVDLVNSVTHPPPLTPPAYVPRGAKATVEVVAVDDLGDIKQDEEERDEEDEVKGEVVVRKVPLYKDLYEASSRQRDHRLRILEFEVRLAEKGRLGLEGLKEARPQITPNKKVVPEPFVPLTDKDEDSVRRALGGKNRREILSEHKASNIVITREILQCLNDKHWLNDEVINLYLELLKERELREPSKFIKCHFFNTFFYKKLINGGYDYKAVRRWTMKRKLGYNLIDCDKIFVPIHKEVHWCLAIINIRDKKFQYLDSLGSMDMKALKIIARYLVDEVKDKNGKQIDVLSWKHEGVQNLPLQENGWDCGMFMLKYIDFHSRDMGLTFGQKHMPYFRQRTAKEILNLRAG; the protein is encoded by the exons ATGGGTGCTCTCACCGACAGCCGCAAGCGCGTCTCCGCCGACCACcgcctccttccctccttcccttcctccgcTCCATCTCCCTCCAAGAAACCCAAGCTCGCACCCCTTCTCCCCACCGCCCCTCCCCCGCCTCTCCCCTCGTCTTCTCACATCCCCTCGTCGACTTCCTCGGCTGCGCCGGGGCCCAATTCCTCAACCGCcttcgcctccaccacctcctcctcctcattttcctcGTTGCCccatagccgccaccgccgccttcccCCGCCACCGCCGGTCCAGCGCTCCATCCATGCCCCCCTGCGACGCATCCGTGCCTTCCGCCTCGGAAATACCCGCTCCAACTCCGATCCATCTTCGTATTCTCCGTCCCCGCCACCACAACCTCTAGGCCTCGACCAGTACGTCGACCTCGTCAATAGTGTCACGCACCCCCCGCCGCTTACTCCCCCCGCTTATGTGCCGAGAGGGGCGAAAGCTACCGTCGAGGTGGTCGCCGTCGATGACCTGGGAGATATAAAGCAGGACGAAGAGGAGCGAGATGAGGAGGACGAGGTGAAGGGTGAGGTGGTAGTGAGGAAGGTGCCTCTGTACAAGGATCTGTATGAGGCGTCCAGCCGGCAGCGGGACCATAGGCTCAGGATACTTGAGTTTGAGGTGCGTCTTGCCGAGAAGGGCCGACTTGGACTTGAGGGGCTCAAGGAGGCCCGGCCGCAAATCACGCCCAACAAAAAG GTGGTGCCGGAACCTTTTGTTCCTCTAACGGACAAGGATGAGGACAGTGTTCGTCGTGCTCTTGGTGGGAAGAATAG ACGTGAGATTCTATCGGAGCATAAAGCTTCAAACATTGTCATAACAAGAGAGATCTTGCAGTGCTTGAATGATAAACACTGGCTAAATGATGAG GTCATAAATTTGTATCTTGAGCTTCTGAAGGAGCGGGAACTGAGAGAGCCTAGCAAATTTATAAAATGCCACTTCTTCAACACCTTTTTCTACAAGAAG CTGATTAATGGTGGGTATGATTATAAAGCCGTAAGGAGATGGACAATGAAAAGGAAGTTAGGGTACAACCTAATTGACTGTGATAAG ATTTTCGTTCCTATTCACAAGGAAGTGCATTGGTGTTTAGCTATCATCAACATAAGGGACAAAAAGTTTCAGTATCTGGATTCACTTGGCAGCATGGACATGAAGGCCCTGAAAATCATA GCCAGATATCTTGTAGATGAGGTAAAAGACAAGAATGGCAAACAGATTGATGTTCTTTCATGGAAGCACGAAGGAGTCCAAAACCTTCCTCTGCAGGAGAATGG ATGGGATTGTGGCATGTTCATGCTCAAATACATTGACTTCCACAGCAGAGATATGGGCCTTACTTTTGGGCAG AAACACATGCCTTATTTTCGTCAGAGGACTGCCAAGGAAATATTGAATTTGAGGGCTGGATAA